From the Flavobacterium gyeonganense genome, the window CCTTAAATGTTAATTTTACAGGTTCTGCAGGTCAGAGTTTAGGGGCTTTTAGTGCTCATGGACTAACATTTACTGTAGAAGGAAATACAAACGATTATTTAGGTAAAGGTTTATCCGGAGCTAAATTAATCATCAAAAAGCCTGCAAAAGCAACTTTTGTAGCTGAGAATAATATCATTGTTGGAAACGTTTGTTTATTTGGTGCAATCGAAGGAGAGGCTTATATTAACGGTATAGCCGGAGAGCGATTTGCAGTACGTAATTCTGGAGCGATTGCTGTAGTGGAAGGTGTTGGAGATCATGGTTGTGAGTACATGACCGGAGGTAAAGTTGTAGTACTTGGTAACACAGGACGTAACTTTGCAGCAGGTATGAGCGGTGGTATCGCTTATGTCTATGATCCTGAACACAAATTTAAAAACGGATTGTGTAATACGGAAACAATCGAATTTGAAACGGTTGAAGGCGATGATGCTGACGACTTAAGAAATTTGATCGAAAGACACGTTCAGTACACGAACAGTACAAGAGGTACAGCATTATTAAACGATTGGGCCGGAAGCTTAGACAATTTTGTAAAAGTGATGCCTACAGAGTACAAAAAAGCGTTGAAACGTCTGGAAACAGAAGAACAAATGGTAGAAGAATTAACAGCATAATACAATGGGAAAAGTAACAGGTTTTAAAGAATTCGAAAGACAAGACGAATCATATATAGAAGTTAAAGAACGTGTAACGAATTATAATGAATTTACAATTCCTTTGAGTGAAGCTGAAATTACTACTCAGGGTTCTCGTTGCATGGATTGTGGTATACCTTTTTGTCACAGTGGTTGCCCTCTTGGGAATTTGATTCCCGATTTTAATCACATGGTGTACCAGGAAGAATGGCAAAAAGCCTCATGGATATTGCATTCAACCAATAACTTTCCTGAATTTACAGGACGTTTATGTCCGGCGCCATGCGAAAAAGCATGTGTGTTAGGACTGATTGAAGAGCCAATTTCTATCGAAAATATAGAGAAAAATATCGTAGAGCGTGCTTTCAGAGAAGGATGGATTAAGCCACAACCGCCAAAAGTAAGAACTGGTAAAACAGTTGCGGTGGTAGGATCAGGTCCTGCTGGTTTAGCAGCAGCTCAGCAATTAAACAGAGCAGGTCATACTGTTACTGTTTTCGAAAGAGACAATGCTATTGGAGGTTTATTACGTTACGGAATTCCAAATTTCAAATTAGAAAAAGGAATTATCGACAGACGTATCGCTATTTTAGAGGCAGAAGGAATTACCTTTAAAGTAAACACAAATGTTGGTGTAAACTATTCAATTGAAGATTTAAAAGCATTCGATTCAATCGTACTTTGCGGAGGCGCTACAGAGAGAAGAGGTTTGCCAACTCCTGGAGCTGATGCTGACGGTGTGGTTCAGGCAATGGATTTCTTAACGCAGCAGACTAAAGTAGTTTTTGGGGAAAAAATTGAAAATCAGGTATTGGCTACCGGAAAAGATGTAATCGTAATTGGTGGTGGTGATACAGGTTCTGACTGTGTTGGAACATCAAACCGTCAGGGGGCAAAATCGGTAACGAATTTTGAGATTATGCCAAAACCGCCGGTTGGCAGAAGTGCCTCAACTCCTTGGCCTTACTGGCCATTGCAGTTAAAAACATCTACTTCACATAAAGAAGGTTGTGAAAGAGACTGGCTAATCAATACGAAAGAATTTATCAAAGACGAAAGTGGTAAATTAATCGCTTTGAAAACAGTAAAAGTAGAATGGAAAATGGTTCCGGGCCAGCGTCCTGAATTACTTGAAGTAGAAGGTTCTGAACAAGTTTGGCCTTGCGACTTAGCTTTATTGGCACTTGGATTTACAGGACCTGAAAAAACGTTAAGTGAGCAACTAGGACTGGAAGTTGATTTCAGAAGCAACTATAAAGCAAATAATTATCAGACAAATGTACCTAATATATTCACAGCAGGAGATATGAGAAGAGGACAGTCATTGATTGTCTGGGCTATCTCTGAAGGAAGGGAAGCTGCTCGTCAGGTGGATATTTACTTAATGGGCAAATCTGATTTGCCTACTAAAGAAGGTGGAGATTTACCTGGAGTGTAATAATTATGCAATAAAATTTTTAAACGGCTGTCAATATTGATGGCCGTTTTGCTTTTTTAATGTTTATTTTTTACAAATTCTCAAAATGTTTTAAATCTAAATAAATTTCACAGATAGTTTAAAAAACAAACAATTTGTTATAATTTGTTATTTTTCTGTAAATTATTTGCTGGTAGATAAAAGAGTAATAAATTTGCTCAAAATAAGTTTAAAAATGCAAGCAAAAGATTTACTGCAGTTAGCAGACCAATTTGGAAGTCCATTGTATGTTTACGATGCTGAAAAAATCCAATCTCAGTACAACAGGTTAACTAAAGCTTTCTCTAAGGTGGAGAAATTAAGAGTTAATTATGCCATGAAGGCATTGTCTAACATTGCGATTCTTCAGTTATTAAAGAACATGGGGTCTGGTTTAGATACTGTATCGATTCAGGAAGTTTTATTAGGACTTCATGCTGGCTATGACCCTGACAAAATTTTCTTTACACCAAACGGCGTTTCTCTTGAAGAAATCGAAGAAGTGGCCGCAATGGGTGTACAAATTAATATTGATAATTTATCAATTTTAGAGCAATTCGGAACAAAATATCCTCAAATTCCAGTTTGTATTCGTATCAATCCACACGTAATGGCGGGTGGAAATGCTAATATTTCTGTTGGGCATATCGATAGTAAATTCGGAATCTCTGTGCACCAGTTGCCGCATTTATTGCGAATTGTAGAGAACACCAAAATGAATATCGTAGGTATTCACATGCACACGGGATCTGATATTTTAGATATCGAAGTATTCCTGTATGCTGCTGAAATCTTGTTCGACACCGCTAAAAATTTCAAAAACCTGGAGTTTTTAGATTTCGGAAGCGGATTCAAAGTGCCATACAAAAAAGACGATATCGAAACAGACATCGAAGAGCTAGGTAAAAAATTATCTAAAAGATTCAACGCTTTCTGTACAGAATACGGTAAAGATTTAACGTTGATTTTCGAACCGGGGAAATTCCTTGTGAGCGAAGCAGGTTTCTTCTTGGCAAAAGTAAACGTAGTAAAACAAACCACTTCAACAGTTTTTGCCGGAATCGACAGTGGTTTCAATCATTTAATCCGTCCAATGTTTTACGGATCTTCACACCATATCGAAAACATCTCAAACCCGAAAGGAAAAGAGCGTTTTTACTCTGTGGTAGGATATATTTGCGAAACTGATACTTTTGCAAACAACCGCAGAATCCCTGAAATTACCGAAGGTGACATTTTAGCGTTCAGAAACGCAGGAGCTTACTGCTTCTCAATGTCATCCAACTACAATTCAAGATACAAACCGGCTGAGGTTTTATGGATGAACGGTCAGGGAATCCTGATTCGCCAAGCCGAAACTTTTGAAGATTTGCTTAAAAATCAAATTCCGTTGCCAGTAGAAGCAACAGTTTAAAAATAAAAAAAAGAGAATATCAATGTTGAAAATCCCGTTTCTTATGAAGCGGGATTTTTTTGCCCATTATTGTCATTCCGACGAAGGAGGACACGAGCGATAGCGAACTGGCACAGCAATCTTCGCAAGAAACTCCACAAAGTATAACTTGAAACTTTAAACCTGAAACTTTTTCTTTCTGGACGTGTCCCTTCGGGTCGGGCTTTCGGCTATATCTTTTATTCCGCTTCGCTTCATAAAAGGATGCCGCCTCTATCCCTCACGCTGTTTTTTTTATAAGGTCATTTGTAATTAATTTCGAAAAACACGTATAAATACTTGGTGTTAGATTTTTAATTATTATTACACTTGTTGGAAATGAAGTTTAATAGATTATGGATTTCCGTAAAGTTTGTAATGATAAAAATGAAACATTTGTTGAATTATTGAATTTCAAATAAACTAAGAACAACAACATTATGAAAAAAACATTAACCATTGTATTAATCCTGTTTTATATTATTTCATACTCTCAAAAAGAAAATGTAGAATCTTCAACAAGACAATTTATAGATAAGGCGCAATTTACCAGAATTAATAAAGATTGGAATACTACAGCAGAATTCAAATCCGGAATTGGTGAAGTGGTAAATTTTTATCCTATAGAGGTTATTGATTTAAAAGCAGAAACCAAAGTAAATGCTTTACAAGTAGATATGTATATTAAAAATCCTGATACATATAAGACTGCATGGATTGGAATCGATGAAATTGAAGAATTTATAAATTTTGTAGAAGACAATGTTATTCCAAACCTTGATTTAAAGCTAAAAGACAAATCCTCAGAATTTATTTTTAAGGCAAAAGAAATGACTATGTACTATTTTGTTAATGAAAGAACCAGAAGAATTAGTATAAAATTAAATAGTTATGATAATGACAAAATTTTAAATTATACTTTTTGGACTGAAACACAAGTTGATAAAATTCCTAAATTATTGACTGTATTAAAGAAAATTAAATAATTGTAGTACAAAGCAAATTCTGTTTTTTATAGCATATAGCCAACAAATGACTACTTATGGATTCATTTTTGGAGAAAAGACCAGCTTTTGACATATCATAAAATTTAACAAATGAAATTCAATCTTAAAATCTTTCTTATCGACAAAAATAACTTCTTGTTAAAAAAGAAATCAAACAAAGAAATTATTGAATTCATAAAAGATAACCATAAGCGGGGTTTACATGCACAACAAACAGATTTGAATATTGCCAAACCAACTTTGAACAATTTTACCGAAAATAAATTTGAGTTTTACACATATTGCTATAACCAACCAAAAGACCAAAAATATTGGAAATTATTTCTTCCTGACGAGCTAGCAAAAAATCAAAACTTTGAGATAGTTGAGTTCTCTTATGTTTTATTTATGGTATATAAATCAAATATATATTGCACAGTTGGCGGAAGTGGATTTAACGTTATTCAAACATTTATGGATAATAATTTTGGGATTGATTTATACCAACACTTTGCAAAGCCAGAAGAAGATATTATTTTGAAAGTTGGCACAAGAGGAGTTGCTAGCAATATTGCTCAAAAAGACAACACATTTTCTTACGATCAAAGGATAAGTGAGTCATTAGAATATTCTGAAATTCCTAAAAAAATAAAAGTAGTTGTTAGAAAAGAATTAAAGAAAGGTATATTCAAAAAATACCATTTAGATAATGCAAAAGCTATAATGGAAATAGGGTCTTACTTCTCTTTAAAAAAGAAAATAGATTTTGAAGAGCTGAAAAGCTTAATTAAAGATATTCACAAGATTCGTTCTGATAAAACAAATTATACTCAACTCACGCTCTTTTCAAAGATTGATGATCCACAGCTATTACAAGATTTAGATAATGGTCTAAAAGAAAAAATAGCAGATGATGTAATATTGCATAACTCTCCACAACAATTGCATAAACTTCGAGAAGGAATTATTGAAGTAATACATCCAAAAAACCTGGATAAATTCTTTGAAAGTAATGAATTCAAAGTAAGATTTAAAAAGACATGGAGTAAAAATGACAAAATTGTAAAAGAAAAAGAGGATCTATATTTTGAATGCACTCAACATATATTTAAAAGCGTTGAAAATATTTTAAACAGAAGTGAGATAATAACTAAAATATTTGATTTAAATATAATAGGTATAGTGGGAAAAAAGGAATCAACATTTGGAAATTTTTATTCTCATATTGTTTGCGAAAGAATTCATCAGGGCAAAAAATATTTTAGAGTTGATGGAAATTGGTATTTTCTCGATAATAAATTTCTTGAACGTGTAAATCAAGATGCAATTTCAATATATTCACAAAATGAATTATCTGAAAACCTACTAAACAAATGGGAGGATGGATGGGATGAAGACACATACAATATAAGCCATAAAAAAAATAATTATTTTGTTTTGGATAAATTATTACTTAAGGATAATATTGAACTATGCGATATTTTAATTTATCAAAATGATACTTTGTATTTCGTGCATGTGAAAAATGGCTTTACTACGCAGATGCGAAATCTTTATATTCAAGTTGTTTTGTCTGCAAAAAGATTGAATAACGATTTATTTAATAACGTTGGAAGCAGTTATTTTGTGAAAACTTTGGAGAAGTATAACAAAAAACACAATAAAAATATTGATGCACAAGACTTATATGAGAAGATACTTAATGACCAAATAGCTATCGAATTTGTTATGGCATATAATAACTATTCATACATTGGAAACAAACCCGTTGACAAGATTCAATTAAGTGAATCTAATATTGCTAAATATTCTTTAGTGCAAACAGTACGTGAAATGCGCGGCTTTAGAAGATTTGGAATAAAAGTAATGGATATTTCAAAAATATAAACTGCTGGCAACAGTTTGGTTTCCGATAGCGCGAATTTTCAATCCATGCCCAAATAGTGAAATCCCCCGCTACGCAAAAGTCTTTTTCTGACTTTACGTAATTTTAAAATAATATTGCAATCATAAAAGTGTAAAAAGTCTCCTGACTTTTAACTCGAATGTCTTGTTAAGCTGATAACATATTTAATTAAATCTAAAGAATCACATATAGATTAGCAGAACTATTGCTTCAAAGTTTCTTTTAAAGCAGTAAACGAAGTATATTTACAGATACTAATCCGGCTTTATCTTTAAAATAGATTTAATGAACATCAAAACATTAATACTGATCATAATTAATAGTTTAATCGCGTTGGTAATTGCTCTGTTATCTTTTTCATCCTACCAGCAGTTTTCTAATGTTTTGAACGATCGTATTTTGCTGCAGCTAAATTCTATCAAAACACTCAAGCAAAACCAGATCGAACATTTACTAAAATCAGAATGGGAGCGATTTGAATCTTCCGAATTGTATGGGCAAAACATTGACACTAGCGTTTTAAAGCTTCCGGAAAGTATTAAAAAAAGTAACGGAATTTACGATTTTACCAAGTATCATGTTGCTAAAAAAACAACCATAGGCTTTGTCTCAAACTCTAAAAAAGGCACAAGTATTAAAGTTTTAGACTACAGTAAAATTAAACAAATTCTCCTTGAACGAACCGGAATGGGGGATAGTGGAGAATCGTATCTGGTGGGCAGCGATTTTAGAATGCGTTCGCAATCCCGTTTTTATCCCAATAAAACGCCTTACACCATATTGGTTAAAACAAAAGGTGTGATCAATGCATTTAAAGGTATAAATGGCAGGGGTGTGTTTGAGGATTACAGAGGCATTGAGGTATATAGTGTGTACAGTCCGATAGTAGTTCAGAATTTAAAAATGGTTATTCTGTCTGAAATAGATGTTGATGAGGTGACACTTCCCCTAAAGGAATTAAGGCAAAGACTTGTAGGGCTGACTCTTGGTATTTTTTTACTGGCTGTTATGCTTTCTCTTTTTTTGACAAGATTTATTACCAACCCCATTAAGAACATGCAAAAAAGTCTCCGGATTATGGCAGAAGGTGACTATAACCAGACCAATGAATTTATAAAAAATTCTAAGGAAATAAAGGAAATGTTTGATGCGCTGGCCAATTTAAAAGCCTCTTTGCAGGGTGCCGTGAAATTCTCTGATGATATTGGAAAAATGAATCTCCATACTGATTTTAAGCCTAAAAGTCCAAATGATCTGTTAGGGAAAAGCCTTTTGGCGATGAGGGATAAGCTGATAGAGTTCAGAAATAATGATGAAAATACCAGAATACAATCAAAACGAATGCTGGTAAACGGTCTGGAAGATGAAAGGCGCAGGCTTTCGCGTGAGCTCCACGATGGTGTAGGGCCTTATTTAACGTCTTTAAAATACTACATTGAAAACAGGGTTAAAAATGAACAGAAGAAAGCAGAAATGAAAAAGATAGTAGATGAAACTATTTCTGAAATCAGACTCATGTCAAATGCCTTAATGCCTGCTTCAATCGATGATTTTGGGGTTGGAGTTACTTTAACCAACTTTATCGAAAGCCTGAAAAAATCGACAAATGTGACTATTGAATATGAGGATTTAACCCAACAGGACAATTCTAATATTACCAACCATCAGGCAATTAATCTTTTTAGAATAACACAAGAGCTGATTAACAATACATTAAAACACGCTGATGCAAGAAGTATCCGGATTACACTTTCAGAATTTGATGAATTTATTTCTCTTTTTTATTTTGATGATGGAATCGGGTTTGACATAAATACTGTTAAATTAGGCTTAGGAATTATTAACATCAAAGAACGTGTAGAAATTTGCAATGGTACAATTGTAATCAATGCAGCTCCAGGAAATACAACCTTTGAAATCGAGTTACCTATAGAATTATGAACGAAATCAAATTAATAATAGCAGACGATCATGAGCTTTTTCGTAACGGACTTGCTGAGCTCCTCAGAAAGCATGATGATATAAAAATTGTTAAAAGTGTTGGTGATGGTATTCAATTTATGGAACTAATCAATACTAACTTTGAAGCTGATATTGTATTGTTAGACATTACTATGCCCAATATGGACGGTTTTCAGGTTTTAAAGGAACTAAATAACACGGCTTCTACTATAAAACCTATTGTAATTTCGATGCACAATGATGGAAATTATATCGCAAAATGTGCTAAAATGGGGGCTTACGGCTACCTGTTAAAAAATACAGATGAATCTGAATTAATTCTTGCCATAAGAAGCGTTAGCCTTGGGAAAAAATATTTTAGTGCTGAAATCTCTGAAAAAATGATCAACTTTATGTCAACACAAAGCATCAGTGAAGATATTTTGTCTAATAAAGAAACCGAAGTTTTAGGGTTAATTTCTAAAGGGCTGACGACAAAAGAAATTGCGGCTCAGCTATTTGTAAGTTCACGGACCATAGAAACCCATCGTGCTAATATTTTAAAAAAGCTAGAAGTAAAAAATACTGCAGAACTTATTAAAAAAGCAGCAAAAATGAATTTAATATAACAAAGTTAGAAGCTTTTTATCCGTATTTATACGGATGCAAATTGGGTAGATTCCCATAATCCTAAAAGGCTGTTACCAATTGTAAATTTATAAAAAACAATAAACGGTAATAGTTATGAAAAATATAGCATTAATATTAGGAGTTTTATTTATTTCTTTTGGTGCATTTGCACAGGAGAAACCGAATGTGAAACAAAGTGATTTAAAAGGTCCGGCATTTAAAAATTATAAAGTTTGGGAACACGAAACAGTGCCAACTAAAATATATGCCGAGAATAATAAAACATCACTTCAGGGGCCTGCATATAAAAACGATCAACCGGTGAGAGAAACTCCAAAAGAAAATCTGGCTGAAGTTAAAATAGGCAATTCAGAAAGACAAAAATTAACAGGACCAGCGTATAAAAACTTTGGGCCATGGAGTAAAAATTGGTAATGAATCACTAACTGAATGAGATAATCCAGATGTTTGCCACTGTGTAATATTTGATTCAATTGAGATTATAAAGTGAATTAGGCTGTCCAAAAGTAATTTTTGGATAGCCTTTTTTATTTTCTTGTGGCAAGTTTACTATGACCATTATCCTAAGCCATGGTTTTAACAATTTATAGTCAATCAAGGTGTTGGTATAAATTCAAATTTACTTTCAAATTCATAGCTTTTTATTTTTTTGTAAATATCTGATATTGATTAATTTACAATTAAAATATTTTATATCCTATTAAAATTCTTACATTTTTTTTATTAAATTTGAAATTCAGGCTGTTTGTAATTCAAATACTTCATGTATCTGGGTTTACTTTAAATTTTACATCCTGGATATGAGCCATTGAATTTAATTTAAAACTATCAGCATGAAATTTTTCAATATAATCTTTTTTAGCCTGCTATCGATTCAGTGCTTTGCACAGGAAGACACTTTAAAGACAAAAAAAAGACTGACAGTCTAAAAATAAAAAAAGACAATAGATTCAAGGTAGCAGGTTCAGTTATTGCGGACAGTTTTTTAAGTGTTCCGGGGGATTTTTCTGCAATGGGACATACTATATCAAGTGACTGGAAAAGAACAGCGCTTTATACGGCTGGAATTGTAGGCTTAATAGCTGTTGATAAGCATACTACCGGTTTTTTGCACGATAAGATAGAGCCCAATATTGATTATAGTTTACCGGAAATTAAAAGCACAATACCTCATGTAATCGGAACCGACTCTTACATCGTTTATCCAATAATTGGTCTATATGCGGGCTCATTAATCATTAACAATGAGAAAGGACAGGTTGTTGCTCTAAATGCGGTAAAATCATTAGCTTATTCTTATGTTATTACTCAAATCGTATTAAAAACAGTCACCTCAAGAAACAGGCCTCAAAGAAAAATAAATGATGATACACCAGCCGTAGAACCATTTACAAAAAATCCGTGGGATTTTGGAAACTACGATAATATTCACTTTGGTCATGGTGGCAGCGGTACTTCATTTCCTTCTTTTCATGCGACCTCTTATTTTGCTGTTGCCAAAGTATTTCAAATGGAATATGACAACTACTGGATACCTTATACATTTGTAACTGCAGTATTTCTTTCAGACATAAAAAGCCATGAACACTGGGTTTCAGACTTATTAGTAGGTGGATTGGTAGGTACAATAATTGGACGTTCTATAGTGATTAGCAGTCGCAGGCAAAGGGCAAAAAATGACGCCAAAGCTTTTAACTATGATCCTAAGAAAATCAGAATGCATAAACAACTAATCCCTCAAATTTCAAATTCTATGGTGGGATTCCATTTTATCGGAACTTTTTAAAACTTCTTAAGTTATTACCAAATTTATCCGGAGAAGCAAAATATTCCGGGAATCTCCCTCCGGGTCGGGCTTTCGGCTATATCTTTTGCTTCGTTTCACTGCACAAAAGGATACCGCCTCTATCCCTGATGCAATTCGCTGAAGAATTCTATAAAAAAATGGGTTGGATATCAGCGAAATTTTATTAGGCAAAGGTTGTCAGAATAGTAAAAAGTATTAATTAATTACAGAAATAATAAGCTTATACAAAATCACGTATCGAAAATACATGACTCCAAACTATAAGCAGTAAACAAAATGAAATAATAATTAAGCCAATTGTTGCCAGCACTACTTCTCTGTTTTTTCTTTGATCTCCTTCTTCATTGTTTTGAAATAATTCAAATTCACTTCTTCTTTTTAGGTTAGATTTATTAGCCATGGTTTTAAGTATTAAGTTAGTATATAGCTAGTTACGTAAAAAAATGTTGTTTGGTTTTAAGGATATATTGTATTTAGGTTGTTGTGGTTTTTTTTTGAAGAAATAAGTTTTACAGGTACATAAGACCAAAGCCATCTTATCCCGTAATTTTTTTTATTCTGTTTGCCAATTTAATTCAATTAACTTAAATAAAAAAATTATTTTAGCCTGATATAATTAATCTCCGTTAAAATGGTTTTCGGAAATATTGTATGGTATAAATCCCAAATCTAAACCTAAAAAAAATCTTATGAAAATCACTATTTCTATGTCGGTTGCATTCTTCTTACTTTCTTTCAGTTTATTCAGCCAGACTATTGCTGAATTAAAACTGAAACCAAAAGAAATTCCGAAAGGCTACACCCTGAGTGATGGTAACAATTGTGTTTCTGTTCAGGCCTGTACTTTTTATAACGATATTGAGACCTATAGCAATATTGTTGGAAAAGTAAAGAGTAAAGCGATGCAAAGTTTTAAAAGCAGACCAGATAGCGGATCAATTATGTATTTCGAATTTGAGCACGTATTTAAAGGTGAGCGTTTTTTGCAGGGATTGCTGTGGGGAAAAGGCGGGCAACCTACAGATGAACATCCTGAAGAGTATATTGTTAAAGGAAAGTTTCTCATAGTTTGGAGTTTTCATCCGGACAGTCCTGTCAGAGAAAAATCAGAAGCTAAAATTGAAACTATTTTACAGTAAGTTGTATTTTTACATTAAAAAAAACTTTATAAAAAATGAAATGAAAGTACATATCAGAATCCTAATTTATTCAGTTCTATTTGTTTTATATCTTATTGTAATGGGATTTTTTCTTTCGATTCAATCGAAATTAAAAACAGATCTTTATATGACCTTAGGCTGTGGTTTTACTCTTTTTAATACTATTTATGCTTTTCTGGTTATAAAGTGGAAACCTTTATTAAATATACTATTTTCTGTTGCTATAGCCTTTCTGGCCTTATTTCTGGCTTTAAAAACTTCAGATTTAAATTTGTTTTCTGTGAATGATCCTTATGGTATTAAAACAGCAATAATGACTAATGCTGTTGTTTCTATTGTTTTTTGGGAGATTTTGTATCAGGTTAAAATTAGGAAACGCTTCGCCCAAAAAAACTAAAACTCAAAAAGCAGGAAGATTGATTATCTGAAATGGGAAATAATGTTTTGAATCAGGGATTTTGATGAAATTGACTGTACGGAATATTGAAAAAAGCATCAAAAAATGAAGTTTACCACAATAATGCAAGTGATAAGGAGAAATCCTGGTCGATGTAGAAATAAAGATGAGGACAAAGTAAAGCTGCCAAATGATAGAATTTTTATATATTCTGAATAGGGTTGTGGAGGAAGTATTATTTATCTAAATGACTGTAAATACAAATGGATTAAACAGGAGTAAAGCTGCTTAAAATTAAACTATTTTGAATTATGAAAGACACATCAGAAATAGCAAATCGATTTAAGGAAGTTATTTTAAACGGCACCTGGGTGGCGAATACCAATTACAAAGATCAACTGGAAAACCTGGATTGGAAAGTTGCCGTTGCATCAGTTCAAAACTTAAATACAATCGCAGTTCTTGCGCAGCATATCCACTATTATATCAAAGGAATAAATAATGTTTTTAAAGGCGGAACACTGGATATAAAAGACAAATTCAGTTTTGATTTCGCTCCAATTCATTCCCAGCAAGAATGGGAAACATTTCTAAATAAATTTTGGGCTGATACTGATGAGTTTATTTTTTTGGCTGAACAAATATCGAATGACACACTGGATCAGGTATTTGTTGATGAAAAATATGGTACTTACAAAAGAAATATTGAATGTATGATTGAGCATAGCTATTACCATTTGGGGCAGATTGTATTGCTGAAAAAGCTGTTGATCAATGATTAGAAAAAAGAATGATTTTAATTCATATTTTCGTTTAAAAAATATCTTATATGTTTAGAAAATATCTACCTCTTGAAGAATTAGTTTACCATTCAAATCTGACAAAAGAAGAACTCATAAAAAGGGTTCAGAATGAAATTGAAGCAGAAAAATCTTTTGGTTTTGGAGCCAATAATTATTCTTACAGTAAACCTTATATTGGTAAAGTTTACAATAATAGTTTTGAAATAAAAAGGGCAATCAATTATCGAAATTCTTTTTTGCCGGTTATAAAAGGATCTGTTCAAGATCATTTAAGTGGTTCTAAAATCCATGTAAAAATGAATCTTACAGATATTGTAAAAGTTTTTATGATTATTTGGCTGGGCGGTGTTTTTTTAGCTTGTCTCGGTGTTACTTATACCTTAATTTTTGATAAAGGTTTTACTTCTGAAGCAGGTTTTTTTATGTTTATACCTTATTTCATGTTGTTTTTTGGAACAATAATGATTGTTTTTGGTTTTAAAGGAGAAAGCAGAAAAAGTGTAAAAGAT encodes:
- a CDS encoding glutamate synthase subunit beta, encoding MGKVTGFKEFERQDESYIEVKERVTNYNEFTIPLSEAEITTQGSRCMDCGIPFCHSGCPLGNLIPDFNHMVYQEEWQKASWILHSTNNFPEFTGRLCPAPCEKACVLGLIEEPISIENIEKNIVERAFREGWIKPQPPKVRTGKTVAVVGSGPAGLAAAQQLNRAGHTVTVFERDNAIGGLLRYGIPNFKLEKGIIDRRIAILEAEGITFKVNTNVGVNYSIEDLKAFDSIVLCGGATERRGLPTPGADADGVVQAMDFLTQQTKVVFGEKIENQVLATGKDVIVIGGGDTGSDCVGTSNRQGAKSVTNFEIMPKPPVGRSASTPWPYWPLQLKTSTSHKEGCERDWLINTKEFIKDESGKLIALKTVKVEWKMVPGQRPELLEVEGSEQVWPCDLALLALGFTGPEKTLSEQLGLEVDFRSNYKANNYQTNVPNIFTAGDMRRGQSLIVWAISEGREAARQVDIYLMGKSDLPTKEGGDLPGV
- the lysA gene encoding diaminopimelate decarboxylase, which gives rise to MQAKDLLQLADQFGSPLYVYDAEKIQSQYNRLTKAFSKVEKLRVNYAMKALSNIAILQLLKNMGSGLDTVSIQEVLLGLHAGYDPDKIFFTPNGVSLEEIEEVAAMGVQINIDNLSILEQFGTKYPQIPVCIRINPHVMAGGNANISVGHIDSKFGISVHQLPHLLRIVENTKMNIVGIHMHTGSDILDIEVFLYAAEILFDTAKNFKNLEFLDFGSGFKVPYKKDDIETDIEELGKKLSKRFNAFCTEYGKDLTLIFEPGKFLVSEAGFFLAKVNVVKQTTSTVFAGIDSGFNHLIRPMFYGSSHHIENISNPKGKERFYSVVGYICETDTFANNRRIPEITEGDILAFRNAGAYCFSMSSNYNSRYKPAEVLWMNGQGILIRQAETFEDLLKNQIPLPVEATV
- a CDS encoding DUF6119 family protein; the encoded protein is MKFNLKIFLIDKNNFLLKKKSNKEIIEFIKDNHKRGLHAQQTDLNIAKPTLNNFTENKFEFYTYCYNQPKDQKYWKLFLPDELAKNQNFEIVEFSYVLFMVYKSNIYCTVGGSGFNVIQTFMDNNFGIDLYQHFAKPEEDIILKVGTRGVASNIAQKDNTFSYDQRISESLEYSEIPKKIKVVVRKELKKGIFKKYHLDNAKAIMEIGSYFSLKKKIDFEELKSLIKDIHKIRSDKTNYTQLTLFSKIDDPQLLQDLDNGLKEKIADDVILHNSPQQLHKLREGIIEVIHPKNLDKFFESNEFKVRFKKTWSKNDKIVKEKEDLYFECTQHIFKSVENILNRSEIITKIFDLNIIGIVGKKESTFGNFYSHIVCERIHQGKKYFRVDGNWYFLDNKFLERVNQDAISIYSQNELSENLLNKWEDGWDEDTYNISHKKNNYFVLDKLLLKDNIELCDILIYQNDTLYFVHVKNGFTTQMRNLYIQVVLSAKRLNNDLFNNVGSSYFVKTLEKYNKKHNKNIDAQDLYEKILNDQIAIEFVMAYNNYSYIGNKPVDKIQLSESNIAKYSLVQTVREMRGFRRFGIKVMDISKI
- a CDS encoding sensor histidine kinase, with protein sequence MNIKTLILIIINSLIALVIALLSFSSYQQFSNVLNDRILLQLNSIKTLKQNQIEHLLKSEWERFESSELYGQNIDTSVLKLPESIKKSNGIYDFTKYHVAKKTTIGFVSNSKKGTSIKVLDYSKIKQILLERTGMGDSGESYLVGSDFRMRSQSRFYPNKTPYTILVKTKGVINAFKGINGRGVFEDYRGIEVYSVYSPIVVQNLKMVILSEIDVDEVTLPLKELRQRLVGLTLGIFLLAVMLSLFLTRFITNPIKNMQKSLRIMAEGDYNQTNEFIKNSKEIKEMFDALANLKASLQGAVKFSDDIGKMNLHTDFKPKSPNDLLGKSLLAMRDKLIEFRNNDENTRIQSKRMLVNGLEDERRRLSRELHDGVGPYLTSLKYYIENRVKNEQKKAEMKKIVDETISEIRLMSNALMPASIDDFGVGVTLTNFIESLKKSTNVTIEYEDLTQQDNSNITNHQAINLFRITQELINNTLKHADARSIRITLSEFDEFISLFYFDDGIGFDINTVKLGLGIINIKERVEICNGTIVINAAPGNTTFEIELPIEL